In the Chromobacterium sp. ATCC 53434 genome, ACCAGTACTTCATCCATGCCGAGATGTACAAGGACATGGGGCTGAACAAGTTGTTCGAGCGCATCGACCACGAGCGCGAGGACGAACTGGAGCACGCGCGCACGCTGATCGCCCGCACGCTGTTCCTGCAGGGCTGTCCGAACGTGGCGCGCCGCGTGCCGATCAAGGTGGGCGAGGACGTGCCGGCGATGCTGAAGGCCGATCTGGAAGTGGAATACCGCGTCGGCGCCTTGCTGAAGGAAGTGATCGCCCACAGCGAAAGCGTGCGCGACTACGTGACCCGCGACGCGCTGATGGTGCTGTTGGAGGAAACCGAGAACGATCACGCGCACTGGCTGGAGCAGCAGATGAAGCTGATCGATCTGATGGGCGTGGAGAACTATCAGCAGGCGCAAATATAAGCGCTTGTCGCCATCGCCAGCATGCCCGGCTTCGGCCGGGCATTTTCTTTGGCCTCCGCGGAGGCGGGTAAGTTTCGTCAGTCGAAGCGCCAACACGCCATCGACAGCGAGCCCATGCGCCAGTCGTCGTGCAGCTTGACCGGCGTCGCGTCGTCGTCGGCGGCACCCAGCGTCACCAGCAGCGGCTGGAAGTGCTCGTCGCTCGGATGGTTCTCGCGCGGGTAGGGCGCGCGCTGCTGCCAGTGCACGATGTCGTCGCGGCGGTTTTCCAGCAGCGCGCTGTCCATCCAACGGGCGAAGCCGGCCGCCCACGGCGCCGGCGTGCTGCCTTCCGGGCTCAGCTCCCACAGATTGTGGGTATAACTGCCGCTGCCGATCACCAGCACATTGTCGTCGCGCAGCGGCCGCAGGGCCCGGCCCAGCGCGTAATGCTCGGCCGCGCCGGCCCTGTGATGCAGCGAGACCATCACCAGCGGGATGTCGGCCTGCGGGAACATCAGCAACAGCGGCGTCCACATGCCATGGTCCAGCGGCCGCTCCGCGGTGGTGGCCAGCGGCAGGCCGGCGTCGGCGATCAGGCCGGCCACGCGTTCGGCCAGCGCCGCATCGGTGACGGCCGGATAGCGCAGCGTGCGCAATACTGGCGGAAAGCCGCCGAAGTCGTACAGCGTGTCGGGGCGCGCCTGTAGATTGACGGTCAGGGCGGGGGTTTCCCAATGGGCGGAGACGATGACGATGGCGCGGGGGCGCGGCCAGTCGCGGCCCAGCCTTTCCAGGAAGTGGCGGGTGGGGCTGTCTTCTATCGGCAGCGTCGGGGCGCCATGGGAAATGAACAGCGCGGCTTGTCGGGAACTCATGATCTGTTGCCTGCGATAGGGGGATGGCAACAGCTTACGCCGGCGTATCGCTTAAAAAAACACCGGTCTTCTCACTTTATTATTTCCTGTCATTTAACAATCGAGCCGCTGTGACCGCCGGTCTGCGGCGACGGCGCGTCCAGGCCGTTGCTTAGCCACAGCAGGCAACCGGCGCAGAAAATGACGATGCCCAGCGCCCTGCGCCAGCCGCGGCGGGAGGGTTTGGCTTTGCCGGGTTGCCGGCGCGAAGGGAAGGGGCTGACGGTTTGCATGGCGATTCTCATAGCGGTGTCTCCACCATAATAATGATAATGATTATCATTTAAATCAAGAGCGATCTTGTCGGGACGTCAGATCGCGACGCGAATCGCCCGCGGTTCATTGCAGCCAGGCGAAGGCGGCCAGCATCTCCAGCACGGCATGGCTCCAGTTTTGCTTCATTGCATCGTCTCCGGCGTCTCGATGGCGACAGTATCGATGATTGATATAGTTTTGTTAAATTGATTGTTTTTAATCGATAGTTTTTTTGTTATCGGGACGCGCCGCGCGGGCGTAAAAAAAACCCGGCGGGGCCGGGTTTTGCATCGGACGGGACGCTGTTCAGTCCCAGGGCACGTCGACGGCGGAGTCGCCGGCGGCGGCGGGCGCTGCGGACGGGGTGGCCGGAGCGGCCACCGGAGCCGGCTGAGCCGGTTCAGCCTGGCCGTCCTCGAGACCGCCCAGCGCTTCCACCAGCGCTTCCACCAGTTCTCCCAGCTCCTCGCTCATCAGCAGGAAGGTCGCCTCGAACAGGCTGTCGCGGTCGTCGCCTGACTGGCTGGCCTCGTCCTGCAGCACATCGAGGAACTGTATGCGCTTGAGCTGCAGCGTGTCGGTCAGCTGGAAGCGGATCTTCTCGTTCCAGATCAGGCCCAGCTTGGTGGCCTGCTTGCCGGTGGCGATGTGCTGGCGAATCTCGTCGCTGGTCAGGTCTATGCGGCTGCAGCGCACCACTGCGCCGTTCTCGCTGCCATCCTTCAGTTCGCAGTCTGCGTCCAGTTCGAAGCCGCCCGGCGCTTCGCCGGCTGCCAGCCAGTCGGTCATCGCGGTATGCGGGGCCAGCTTGGTTCTCGGCAGCGCGGCCGGAAACGGCGGCAGCGCCTCGCGCAGCTTGGAGACCAGCGCCTCGGCCTTGCTGGACGAGCCGGAGTCCACCATCAGCCAGCCGCGCTGGATGTCCAGATAGGCGCTGGTGCGGCCGCTGCGGACGAAGGCGCGAGGCAGCAGGTCATCGGTGACCTGTTCCTTCAGCGCCAGTTTCTCCTTGCGGCCGACCTTGCGCAGCTCCTTGTCTTCGATCTCCTGCACCTTCATCTCGACGAAGTCGCGGATCACCGAAGCCGGCAGCACCTTGTCCTCGCGCCGCATTGAAACCATCAGGCTGCCGCGTCCGGCGTAGACCGGCGCGTCCAGGTGTCCGGCCGGCGGCACCCAGCCTTCGCTGAACCAATCCAGGCCCATGCACGGTTGAAACGGGCGCTTTTCCAATGCCTGCAGCAGCTTATCGGCGTCGACCAGGCTTTCCGCGCTCAAACGATAAAAAGATAGTTGCCTAAACCACATATTTGTTCCATAATGCGCGTCCTCTGAAGCCGTTGATTGTACCGCAGCAAGCGGGACAGCAGCAGTTTTTCAGACAAGCAATTTAGCCGGTCGTCGGAGTGTAGCTTAGCCTGGTAGAGCGCTACGTTCGGGACGTAGAGGCCGGAGGTTCGAATCCTCTCACTCCGACCAGTTGAATGAATTAAAGCTTGTCAGAAAATCAGATTCGAGGTACATTAGCTACCTCGACGCAAGTCGGGATTGAAGTTAAAATCGGAGTGTAGCTTAGCCTGGTAGAGCGCTACGTTCGGGACGTAGAGGCCGGAGGTTCGAATCCTCTCACTCCGACCAGATTCAAAAAGCCTTGATTTTCAGATTGAAGAGAATCAGGGCTTTTTTAACGGTTTGGTTTGCCGGTATAGCTCAGTTGGTAGAGCAGCGCATTCGTAATGCGAAGGTCGGGGGTTCGACTCCTCTTACCGGCACCATTAGAATCAAAGGGTTGCGGCTTATTTATTAATTCGGCAGTAATAATCCGTACAGATTGTATACTTCCGGCATGGAAAAAATCGATGTGCGCAAGCTTGAACTGGCCGCCCGTGAGCAGCTGAGGCGTACCGCTATCCGGATGTACAAGCGAGGCCGGTCTCAAGCCAGTATTGCCGAAGAACTCGGGCTGCGCCGCCCCACCATTTCCGCCTGGGTGGTGCGTGAGGCAGCACTAGGTGCGCAGGGATTCAAAGAACAGAAGCGCGGTCGCGCCGAAGGCACCGGCCGTCGGCTGACCGAGGCGCAGGAAGCCCGGATCAAGCAGGACATCGTGGATCGCACGCCAGACCAGATGAAGCTGAGGTTTGCCCTGTGGAGTGCTCAGGCGGTCAAGGCTGTAATCAAGCAGATGTTTCTGATCGATCTGCCGATCCGTACTGTCCGTCTGTACTTGGCCCGCTGGGGCTTTACGCCGCAGCGCCCGCTCAAACGCGCTTATGAGCAGCGACCGGCAGCAGTCGAGAAATGGCTCAAGGAGGAATACCCGGCTATCGTCGCGCGTGCCAAAGCGGAAATGGCTGAAATCAGCTGGGGCGACGAATCGGCGGTGTCGAGTGTTGAGCACTTTCCGCGTGGCTACGCCCCAAAAGGCCAAACCCCAGTTCTGGTGTTATCCCAATCGAAAAGAGCGCGCATCAACTTGATTTCGGCCATTACCAACCAAGGCAAGATGCGCTTCATGCTGTACCGGGAGACCTTGACGGCCCGGGTGCTGATCAAGTTTCTGATGCGGCTGATCCGTGATGCTGGCGGCAAGAAGGTGTTCTTGATCCTCGACAACTTGCGCGTGCATCACAGCAAGCTGGTGCAAGCATGGTTGGAGGAGGAAGAGAACAAGAAGGCGATTGAGTTGTTCTTC is a window encoding:
- the bfr gene encoding bacterioferritin, with translation MKGDPKTIALLNDLLAEELSAADQYFIHAEMYKDMGLNKLFERIDHEREDELEHARTLIARTLFLQGCPNVARRVPIKVGEDVPAMLKADLEVEYRVGALLKEVIAHSESVRDYVTRDALMVLLEETENDHAHWLEQQMKLIDLMGVENYQQAQI
- a CDS encoding recombination-associated protein RdgC encodes the protein MWFRQLSFYRLSAESLVDADKLLQALEKRPFQPCMGLDWFSEGWVPPAGHLDAPVYAGRGSLMVSMRREDKVLPASVIRDFVEMKVQEIEDKELRKVGRKEKLALKEQVTDDLLPRAFVRSGRTSAYLDIQRGWLMVDSGSSSKAEALVSKLREALPPFPAALPRTKLAPHTAMTDWLAAGEAPGGFELDADCELKDGSENGAVVRCSRIDLTSDEIRQHIATGKQATKLGLIWNEKIRFQLTDTLQLKRIQFLDVLQDEASQSGDDRDSLFEATFLLMSEELGELVEALVEALGGLEDGQAEPAQPAPVAAPATPSAAPAAAGDSAVDVPWD
- a CDS encoding IS630 family transposase; this encodes MEKIDVRKLELAAREQLRRTAIRMYKRGRSQASIAEELGLRRPTISAWVVREAALGAQGFKEQKRGRAEGTGRRLTEAQEARIKQDIVDRTPDQMKLRFALWSAQAVKAVIKQMFLIDLPIRTVRLYLARWGFTPQRPLKRAYEQRPAAVEKWLKEEYPAIVARAKAEMAEISWGDESAVSSVEHFPRGYAPKGQTPVLVLSQSKRARINLISAITNQGKMRFMLYRETLTARVLIKFLMRLIRDAGGKKVFLILDNLRVHHSKLVQAWLEEEENKKAIELFFLPSYSPELNPDEYLNGDLKARMSAGEPVRSDGQLQGKVLSHLRSLQKQPARIRSYFRHEKIRYAA
- a CDS encoding class III extradiol ring-cleavage dioxygenase — translated: MSSRQAALFISHGAPTLPIEDSPTRHFLERLGRDWPRPRAIVIVSAHWETPALTVNLQARPDTLYDFGGFPPVLRTLRYPAVTDAALAERVAGLIADAGLPLATTAERPLDHGMWTPLLLMFPQADIPLVMVSLHHRAGAAEHYALGRALRPLRDDNVLVIGSGSYTHNLWELSPEGSTPAPWAAGFARWMDSALLENRRDDIVHWQQRAPYPRENHPSDEHFQPLLVTLGAADDDATPVKLHDDWRMGSLSMACWRFD